In Mobula hypostoma chromosome 12, sMobHyp1.1, whole genome shotgun sequence, one DNA window encodes the following:
- the bsnd gene encoding barttin has translation MAEDRTFSYSLIVLGFFLIMVGMFIMNVDKPGVYGTFCSIGIVMIIGGIIWAICQCYPQIKFVPAISSETKHLFPKHQIPTSMLESEVPLKTSSQTPYTSCDQATQYEQTLHNDENHLTVGSDLPGVHSPLTSLQPEQLDGEGHSSLKAEVLVHRDSGNEGETCSIWNDITVSDGKNTGGFTTAPLATFQEDNGMVSSSSSNNLFLLGCKSSCSRGEGQSHPTRSASATCDSPSLRTQPTASVSGSNQRDVASTERSTPEESQKRGGHMEDEMFYGICDERNHIFEEFEQEVHCTEIPM, from the exons ATGGCAGAGGACAGGACTTTTTCCTACAGCCTTATTGTCCTGGGATTCTTCCTTATAATGGTTGGAATGTTCATTATGAACGTGGATAAGCCTGGAGTCTATGGCACCTTCTGTTCCATTGGGATCGTGATGATCATTGGGGGGATTATCTGGGCCATTTGTCAGTGTTATCCACAG ATTAAGTTTGTCCCGGCCATCTCATCAGAAACCAAGCACTTGTTCCCAAAGCATCAAATTCCAACCTCAATGTTGGAAAGTGAAGTACCTCTGAAAACAAG CTCCCAGACTCCATATACCTCCTGTGATCAGGCCACACAGTATGAGCAAACTCTTCATAACGATGAGAACCACCTCACAGTGGGCAGTGACCTCCCAGGTGTgcactcccctctcacctcacTCCAACCAGAACAGCTGGACGGAGAGGGTCACTCATCCCTGAAGGCAGAAGTTCTGGTCCACAGAGACTCTGGGAACGAAGGAGAAACGTGCTCCATCTGGAATGACATAACAGTTTCTGATGGAAA AAATACAGGAGGGTTCACAACAGCTCCACTTGCCACCTTCCAAGAGGACAACGGAATGGTCAGCTCATCTTCCTCGAACAACTTGTTCCTTCTCGGCTGCAAGTCATCTTGTTCCAGAGGCGAAGGACAGAGCCACCCAACTCGGAGCGCAAGTGCCACCTGTGACAGCCCGAGTCTGCGTACCCAGCCAACTGCCAGTGTCTCTGGGAGTAACCAGAGAGATGTCGCAAGCACTGAGCGATCAACACCCGAGGAGAGTCAGAAAAGAGGGGGCCATATGGAAGATGAAATGTTTTATGGGATATGCGATGAAAGGAATCACATTTTTGAGGAATTTGAACAAGAAGTACACTGCACTGAAATTCCCATGTAA